Sequence from the Coleofasciculaceae cyanobacterium genome:
ATTTACTTCACAGCCAATCAAACAATTGAGATGGTTGCAAGGAGGATGTATGAGCAAATTATCTCGGCGCAAATTTTTATTTACTACTGGTACTGCTGCCAGTGCGGTGTTACTCAAGGGCTGCCTGGGAAACCCGCCCGAACCTGGGGGAGAAGCAGCTACAGAACAAGTACAAGCAACCGATATTAGTCCTGAAATGATGCCTGAAACTACCAAAGTTGTTTTAGGTTATATTCCCATCGTCGAAGCAGCAGCCTTAGTTATTGCCAAAGATACGAGTGCTCTTTTTAGTGGGTAGCAATGAGAGTAATAGTAAGCATTGATTTATATCTTTTTGAATCTATCTATTTTAAAAATAGGAGGACACCATCATGAATCAGACAAAGGCGAAACCATCCACAGGCGAAGGGTGGGCTGTCCATGTTTACGATAGCGATCGCCACCTGCGGTTTACTTGAGAGCCTTCGCATATTTGGGCGTTCAGTTGGGGCATTGGGGTTGGTCTTCTAATGGCCATTGTGTGGTCTGCGCTCTATAGCGCGTCCCATAGCTTCTCAAGCAATACCGAGTATTTAACAAACCTTTCGCTAACTCCTGAAACAATCTCTAGGGAAGCCTTCCGCGCTGAGCCTGCTAGTTCATTCCCCTTCGGAATAGATTGACTATTAGTCACGATTAGATATGACTCAGGCTTAGATCGTAAGCCTAAATTATCAATCGAATAAAATAATACTTTTCAAATTCTTGGAATTTAGTCAGCTTTTGTGCAGCTAGCTAATGGAATTAAATTAAATTAATGACAGAGGAATTACAACATGGATTTTTTGTCCGATTTCTTGACGAGCTTTTTGGAGCAGTTACAGTCGCCGACACTCGGCTTTCTAATTGGTGGTATGGTCGTTGCCGCCGTCGGTAGCCGACTATCAATTCCAGATCCAGTCTATAAGTTCATCGTCTTCATGCTGCTCATAAAAGTCGGCCTGACCGGTGGCCAGGCGATTCGCGACGCCAATTTGGCGCAGATACTGTTGCCCGCGGTGTTCGCCGTGGTAATAGGAATCCTTATCGTGTTCATCGGGCGCTACACGTTGTGCAAGCTGCCGAAAGTCAAAGTCGAGGATGGCATTGCGACCGCGGGCTTGTTCGGTGCCGTGAGTGGCTCTACTCTCGCCGCTGGCATAACGGTACTGGAAGGGCAAGGCATCCCATACGAGCCCTGGGCCGGCGCACTCTATCCCTTCATGGACATCCCAGCGCTCGTGACTGCGATCGTCTTGGCTAGCGTTTATATCAGCAAGCAGCGCGGTACCGCAGATGAGACTCTCAGCAAGCAGGAGACTCTCAGCAAGCAGCGCATTACCGCAGGCGGGTATCCTAGCGAGCAGCGCGGTACCGTAGGCGGGTATTCTAGCGAGCAGGGCATTACCGCAAGTGGGTATCCCAGCAAGCAGCGCGGTACCGCAGACAAGCGGGTCAAAATATGGCCCATCGTGAAGGAAAGTCTCCAGGGCTCTGCCCTATCGGCACTGCTGCTCGGCCTCTTTCTAGGCCTGCTAACCCAGCCAGAAAGTGTCTATGAAAGCTTCTACGACCCCCTCTTTAAAGGCCTGCTTTCGGTACTGATGGTGGTAATGGGTATGGAGGCCACGGCAAGGCTCGGCGAGCTGCGCAAGGTGGCTCAGTGGTACGCCGTATATGCCTTGGTGGCGCCGCTGCTGCATGGGTTCATTGCCTTCGGTCTCGGCATGATTGCCCACGTCACCACGGGATTCAGCCCTGGCGGCGTCGTACTCCTGGCCGTCATCGCTGGCTCCAGTTCAGACATCTCAGGGCCGCCCACTTTAAGAGCTGGTATCCCGTCGGCTAATCCCTCCGCCTACATCGGCGCGTCCACAGCCATCGGCACGCCGGTTGCGATTGCCATAGGAATACCGCTCTACATCGGGCTCGCCCAGGCGCTGATGGGCAGCTGATCCCAGACGGGTCGCGGCGGCTAGATCGGCGCCTGGGCGCGCGGTGCTGCCGTTTTCCTAAGTTTCTATGTAGTTTAATGAATACACACGTCAAGAGGTAACCAACATGACCCAGCAAGCCAGCAAGCTCGTCATCGTCACGGAAAAGGTGCTGCTAAAAAAGATCGCCAAGATCATCAACGAAGCCGGGGCTACCGGTTATACGGTGGTGGACGCTGGCGGTAAAGGCAGTCGCAACGTGCGCTCGCCAGGACAACCCACCGTTTCCGAAAACTTCTCGAATATAAAGTTCGAGGTGCTTACCCGCAATCGGGATATGGCCGTGAAGATTTCGGATGAGGTCGCAGCGCAGTTTTTCGACGATTATTCGGGCATCGCTTATCTCTGTGACGCGGAGGTACTGCACGCGCACAAGTTCTAACTCAAAACCTAGCCGAGCGAACCAAAAAATCTGGGGCATTACCCCAGATTTTTGGTGGCCGTGTTTCGTGCCTGCGGGACGTTGACGCCGGCGAAGAAGTCATTGACCCAGACCTATGGGCCGCGCGATCAAAGAACATATCGATCTAGTCGGATTGCGTCCT
This genomic interval carries:
- a CDS encoding sodium-dependent bicarbonate transport family permease is translated as MDFLSDFLTSFLEQLQSPTLGFLIGGMVVAAVGSRLSIPDPVYKFIVFMLLIKVGLTGGQAIRDANLAQILLPAVFAVVIGILIVFIGRYTLCKLPKVKVEDGIATAGLFGAVSGSTLAAGITVLEGQGIPYEPWAGALYPFMDIPALVTAIVLASVYISKQRGTADETLSKQETLSKQRITAGGYPSEQRGTVGGYSSEQGITASGYPSKQRGTADKRVKIWPIVKESLQGSALSALLLGLFLGLLTQPESVYESFYDPLFKGLLSVLMVVMGMEATARLGELRKVAQWYAVYALVAPLLHGFIAFGLGMIAHVTTGFSPGGVVLLAVIAGSSSDISGPPTLRAGIPSANPSAYIGASTAIGTPVAIAIGIPLYIGLAQALMGS